A genomic segment from Helicoverpa armigera isolate CAAS_96S chromosome 10, ASM3070526v1, whole genome shotgun sequence encodes:
- the LOC110370989 gene encoding organic cation transporter protein, producing MKSVKEVDSSKDDGKAPFDKEKCKEKVQHNVVDDKFKATVVVPKKDEVDLESVLRELKIFGRYHIKFMFLIGALTALSMWHSTNYVFAVENVGYRCKYPNCGYTELSQLEQNSSLDYKCHKYRLYDDDGSCSEDNFVVSNATACDEWVYDRPDSFVAEFNLGCEDWKRTLIGTMHSVGYMIGLFLIGPASDKFGRKSVIVFTSVIGAVIGLSKSLVYSYWLYVVLETLEPLLGDCYSATFTISVETVTKEYRPFIMFVLNLFSTLGGISVATIAWLAPNWRIFVIAIYAPGLLFILYIFWMDESLRWLLNKGKKDEVGDVFRQAAKTNNIIIDERKLSNLKCEEDNTNISWAASLKMTVSSKKLLLRFLCCICMWFTALFNCYALIINSVSLKGNKYLNYGLTVLSGIPASFAILYLLMKFRRKNPLIFAFLMTGTCCMAHSLVPTEYGWLSILLYVSGTFFSSISMRIVYVYTSELFPTYTRNTMHALCSALGRVSAIIAPQTPLLMQYWPGLPSMIMGILSILTACVVTLLPDTSDEVLPDNVGQAEAVGKKEKQELCRKMEKRSFDFCSKL from the exons ATGAAATCAGTAAAAGAAGTTGACAGTTCAAAAGATGATGGAAAAGCACCATTTgataaagaaaaatgtaaaGAGAAAGTTCAACATAATGTAGTAGACGATAAATTTAAAGCAACAGTTGTGGTTCCAAAGAAGGATGAAGTGGATTTAGAAAGTGTGTTACGTGAATTGAAAATATTCGGACGCTACCATATCaaatttatgtttttgattGGAGCCCTAACTGCTCTTAGTATGTGGCATAGTACAAATTATGTGTTTGCTGTTGAAAATGTTGGTTACAG ATGTAAATACCCAAACTGCGGTTACACAGAGCTTTCACAATTAGAACAAAATTCAAGTCTTGACTACAAATGTCACAAATATAGACTGTATGATGACGATGGTTCTTGTAGCGAAGATAATTTCGTCGTATCTAATGCAACTGCTTGCGATGAATGGGTATATGATCGACCTGACAGTTTTGTGGCTGAG TTTAATCTCGGATGTGAAGACTGGAAGAGGACTCTCATTGGAACCATGCACAGCGTAGGATATATGATAGGGCTGTTTCTAATAGGCCCCGCATCAGAcaa ATTTGGTAGGAAAAGCGTTATAGTCTTCACATCAGTGATCGGTGCTGTGATTGGTTTATCTAAGAGTTTGGTGTACTCCTACTGGTTATACGTCGTTCTTGAAACGCTTGAACCTTTACTGGGAGACTGCTACTCAGCTACCTTTACTATAT CTGTAGAAACTGTTACAAAAGAATATCGCCCCTTCATAATGTTTGTGCTCAACTTATTCTCGACTTTGGGAGGAATCTCTGTAGCTACTATAGCATGGCTTGCACCAAATTGGAGAATATTCGTCATAGCGATATACGCTCCTGGTCTTTTGTTCATTCTTTATATATTCTGGATGGACGAGAGCCTAAGGTGGTTACTCAACAAAGGCAAGAAAGATGAAGTTGGTGACGTATTCAGGCAAGCTGCGAAGaccaacaatataataatagatGAAAGAAAATTATCGAACTTGAAATGTGAAGAAGACAACACCAACATAAGTTGGGCGGCTTCTTTAAAAATGACCGTTTCGTCCAAAAAGCTGCTTCTAAGATTTTTATGCTGTATTTGTATGTGGTTCACTGCATTATTCAACTGCTACGCTTTGATAATCAACTCGGTATCATTAAAAGGGAACAAGTATCTGAATTATGGGCTCACCGTACTATCTGGAATACCAGCCAGTTTTGCGATATTGTATTTGCTGATGAAATTTAGAAGAAAGAATCCGTTGATATTTGCATTTTTGATGACTGGCACTTGTTGTATGGCACATTCTTTAGTTCCAACAG AATACGGCTGGCTATCTATCCTACTATATGTTTCTGGAACGTTTTTCTCATCCATATCCATGCGTATAGTTTACGTATACACGTCAGAATTGTTTCCTACATACACAAGGAATACGATGCATGCTCTATGTTCTGCTTTGGGAAGAGTATCAGCTATTATAGCTCCACAAACACCTTTATTA ATGCAGTACTGGCCAGGTCTACCGTCCATGATAATGGGCATACTGTCCATACTAACAGCATGTGTCGTGACGTTACTACCCGATACGTCTGACGAAGTATTGCCGGACAATGTCGGTCAGGCCGAGGCTGTTGGGAAGAAGGAGAAACAAGAACTATGTCGTAAAATGGAGAAGAGGAGTTTTGATTTTTGttctaaattgtaa
- the LOC110370980 gene encoding polyprenol reductase, producing the protein MDDYINVIDFIFLNLAFAVTFTGVIINNFEKYVPAFIIKGYRYGAFAYQGSDANFLQVIEIPKAYYRHFYLFSTLFSASMLSYMVLVYFFGATVSFPVHFVLKVLLQENEPSVSVTAALLALTLLTIQCIRRLYETYYMQVFAKSSKMNLSHYLAGIIHYFACIIAVVGQAPMFCGNQSRDAIKWNDLRTTILSIPCTVIFLMSWYEQFKTNQIFANLRKDKKSGEVVTEEHKIPHGRMFEYVSSPHRMCEIILYTVLLLLVPTKTFFCIYLWVLGNQIQTAIQAHDWYKKTFDKYPANRLAVFPRLL; encoded by the exons ATGGACGACTATATCAACGTTATAGATTTCATATTTCTAAACTTGGCTTTCGCAGTCACATTTACCGGTGTTatcattaataattttgaaaaatatgttccTGCTTTTATTATAAAGGGTTATCGATATGGGGCCTTTGCCTATCAAGGATCTGACGCCAATTTCCTGCAAGTTATTGAGATCCCGAAGGCGTATtatagacatttttatttattttcaactctATTCAGTGCTTCGATGTTGTCCTATATGGTCTTAGTATACTTCTTTGGGGCAACCGTTAGTTTTCCTGTCCACTTCGTGTTGAAGGTGCTGCTACAGGAAAATGAGCCTTCTG tgTCCGTCACAGCAGCCCTATTAGCATTGACACTGCTAACAATACAATGCATCAGGCGTCTATATGAAACTTACTACATGCAGGTCTTTGCCAAGTCTAGTAAGATGAACCTGAGTCACTACCTCGCTGGGATCATACATTACTTTGCTTGCATCATCGCTGTGGTTGGGCAAGCTCCGATGTTTTGTG gcaACCAATCTCGAGACGCCATCAAATGGAACGACCTCCGTACTACGATCCTCTCTATACCTTGCACAGTCATATTTCTAATGTCTTGGTACGAGCAGTTCAAAACGAACCAAATTTTCGCGAACTTGCGCAAAGACAAGAAATCTGGTGAAGTGGTGACTGAGGAACATAAGATACCTCATGGGAGAATGTTTGAATATGTTTCGAGCCCGCATAGAATGTGCGAGATTATTTTATATACGGTTCTGCTGTTACTAGTCCCAACGAAGACTTTCTTCTGCATTTATTTGTGGGTTTTGGGTAACCAG ATTCAAACTGCTATCCAAGCCCACGACTGGTACAAAAAGACATTCGACAAATACCCCGCGAACAGGCTCGCGGTTTTCCCGCGCTTATTGTAG
- the LOC110370987 gene encoding organic cation transporter protein, protein MTEAKEVFLEKVSIKEEDVVLEKILSRFRLLGPYYLRLMPLLIFACMSNALYCMNYVFAAGIVDYRCKYPECEHTTSWSPSALNLTQDTCQKYQLTGINGTCLVQAHNMSSIGRCGEFVYEDPNSFVADFQLGCQDWKRAMVGTVHSIGYMFGLLLLGPISDKVGRKKLIVFTGVTGALMGLARSVTVSYWTYVVFELIEAMLGDAYSPNYMLGVEMVAKENRAIFAPIMIGSMSVGGILMALIAWLIPYWRHFLRVIYAPALIFIFYAFFLDESVRWLLIKGRKKEAKNILRKAAKISNVYIEESTLDKIDCRRADDNDNLVTLLKTTVTSRTLLLRFLACACAWITATFNKYGLLINSVSLEGNKYINYALTSFADLPASILLMFILIKFKRKVPLIFSFLLTGSFCIVQSFIPKGYPLISTSLFFGGKFMSAIASGTIYLYTTELFPTYTRNTMHALCSSIGRIGSILAPQTTLLLHYWSGFPSLIIGGLSLTTALVVTMMPDTAEDVLPDTVQQAEALGTRRNGAKD, encoded by the exons ATGACAGAAGCAAAAGAAGTATTTTTGGAGAAGGTATCTATAAAAGAAGAAGATGTAGTTCTAGAGAAGATATTATCTAGATTCCGTCTGTTAGGACCTTACTACTTGAGGCTTATGCCCCTGTTGATCTTCGCGTGTATGTCCAACGCGCTGTATTGTATGAACTATGTCTTTGCTGCTGGTATTGTGGATTATCG CTGCAAATACCCAGAATGTGAACACACCACATCATGGTCACCGTCAGCTCTCAACCTGACACAAGACACGTGTCAAAAGTACCAGCTAACAGGAATAAACGGCACGTGTTTAGTACAGGCTCACAATATGTCCAGTATTGGAAGATGTGGCGAATTTGTGTATGAAGACCCGAATAGTTTTGTTGCTGAT TTCCAGCTCGGATGTCAAGATTGGAAACGTGCAATGGTTGGAACAGTCCACAGCATTGGCTACATGTTTGGCCTTCTACTCTTAGGCCCCATTTCTGACAA AGTAGGCAGAAAGAAGCTGATAGTGTTCACGGGAGTGACCGGAGCTCTAATGGGTCTCGCTAGAAGTGTCACCGTGTCTTACTGGACGTACGTGGTGTTTGAACTGATTGAAGCTATGCTCGGAGACGCTTATTCTCCTAATTATATGCTGG GAGTAGAAATGGTAGCCAAAGAAAACCGAGCAATATTCGCTCCAATAATGATAGGATCAATGTCTGTTGGCGGAATACTAATGGCACTGATAGCCTGGCTAATACCATACTGGCGACACTTCCTAAGAGTCATCTATGCACCAGCTCTCATTTTCATCTTCTACGCTTTCTTCCTCGACGAGAGCGTCAGATGGCTTCTAATTAAAGGCAGGAAGAAAGAAGCAAAGAACATCTTGCGCAAAGCTGCAAAAATCAGCAATGTGTACATTGAAGAATCGACGTTGGACAAAATTGATTGCAGAAGGGCTGATGACAATGACAATTTGGTAACACTTCTGAAGACAACAGTAACTTCAAGAACTTTGTTATTAAGATTCTTAGCCTGTGCTTGTGCCTGGATTACGGCTACCTTCAACAAATATGGTCTTCTAATAAATTCCGTCTCTTTAGAAGGGAATAAGTACATCAATTACGCTTTGACATCTTTCGCTGATCTTCCTGCTAGTATCCtattaatgtttatattaataaagttcAAAAGGAAAGTCCCGttgatattttcttttctcttgACTGGATCGTTTTGTATCGTCCAGTCGTTTATACCAAAAG GCTACCCTCTAATTTCCACATCACTGTTCTTCGGCGGCAAGTTCATGTCGGCCATCGCATCTGGCACCATCTACCTCTACACCACTGAGCTGTTCCCCACTTATACGAGGAACACCATGCATGCTCTCTGCTCCTCTATTGGGAGGATCGGGTCTATATTGGCTCCTCAGACTACTTTGTTG CTACACTACTGGTCTGGTTTCCCATCCCTGATCATCGGAGGATTATCTCTAACTACTGCCCTGGTCGTGACGATGATGCCTGATACAGCCGAAGATGTGCTACCTGACACCGTGCAGCAAGCTGAAGCTTTGGGCACCAGACGTAATGGTGCTAAAGACTGA